The following proteins are encoded in a genomic region of Populus trichocarpa isolate Nisqually-1 chromosome 13, P.trichocarpa_v4.1, whole genome shotgun sequence:
- the LOC7473286 gene encoding F-box protein At1g55000, translating into MDGTDSLFYYYPLPKKKPPVSPSPCPTDHHIPTTITNANTDTTTTKTTTATTKNATINNNNNNKNSFPFYKPIEIKERDFLFNYNPFHKHKAAPTSSSLDSPPTNTKTTKKMDSHVLLEVFTCRDTLIMILRKLGARDLARASCVCKLWRDMASGDEIVRPAFMEPWKLKDIVGKPVSGSFWRDSGIWKFAISHKIVKGDSVASLAVKYSVQVMDIKRINNMTSDHGINSRERLLIPIINPNLLINETCYIELDIHAKREVAVLYPEGKPDEKLMSKGSSSDHGKRRVIDSLKRSMQVDDGTAQYYWSISNGDPRAALTEFSADLRWERDAGLG; encoded by the exons ATGGATGGCACGGACTCCCTTTTCTACTATTACCCTCTTCCCAAAAAGAAGCCCCCGGTTTCTCCCTCTCCCTGCCCAACTGACCATCATATCCCAACCACCATCACTAACGCCAACACCGACACAACTACAACCAAAACCACCACAGCAACCACCAAAAACGCcaccatcaacaacaacaacaacaacaaaaactcatTTCCCTTTTACAAACCAATagaaattaaagagagagattttctcttcaattacaACCCTTTTCACAAACACAAGGCTGCTCCCACATCTTCCTCTCTCGATTCACCCCCCACCAATACCAAAACCACCAAGAAAATGGACTCACACGTGCTTCTTGAAGTCTTCACTTGCAGGGATACACTAATTATGATCTTACGAAAGCTTGGAGCTCGAGACTTGGCACGTGCAAGCTGTGTTTGCAAGCTGTGGAGAGATATGGCTTCTGGTGATGAGATTGTGAGGCCTGCTTTTATGGAACCATGGAAGTTGAAGGATATTGTGGGGAAGCCCGTGTCTGGAAGTTTTTGGAGAGATAGTGGGATTTGGAAGTTTGCTATTTCACATAAGATTGTTAAAGGGGATTCTGTTGCTAGTCTTGCTGTTAAGTATTCTGTTCAG GTCATGGATATAAAACGGATAAATAACATGACGAGTGACCATGGCATAAATTCAAGGGAGAGGTTGTTGATCCCCATAATCAATCCAAACCTTCTCATAAATGAGACATGCTACATAGAGTTGGATATCCATGCGAAAAGAGAAGTGGCAGTATTATATCCAGAAGGCAAGCCTGATGAAAAGCTAATGTCAAAGGGATCATCCTCTGACCATGGCAAAAGAAGGGTTATCGATTCCTTGAAGAGAAGCATGCAAGTTGATGATGGAACTGCTCAATACTACTGGTCTATTTCAAATGGTGACCCTCGAGCTGCACTCACAGAATTTTCAGCAGACCTTAGGTGGGAGAGGGATGCAGGGCTGGGCTAG
- the LOC7473287 gene encoding vacuole membrane protein KMS1: protein METPKTQQQYINDLSISRIREKQRQELENLTLATQPIKTLTYFVLAIVQCLQRLFAKSGWLLLLISAFIGSIGILVITTGSPYQEHVHEVVNYLRFGLWWLALGVASSIGLGSGLHTFVLYLGPHIALFTIKAVQCGRVDIKSSVYDTIQLYSGPSWLDRNCTAFGPPMYSSLEGSRIPLTSILPQIQLEAVLWGIGTALGELPPYFISRAASMSGSKLEVMKEFESFSAEDHNTVMATHMKQIKNWLLSHSQYLNFFSILVLASVPNPLFDLAGILCGQFGVPFWKFFLATLIGKAIIKTHIQTAFIISVCNHQLLDLIENELIRMLSFVPGLATVLPKLIAKLQIIRNKYMAPTPPVSNVEVKKWDFSFASIWNTVIWLMLISFFFKIVRETAQSFLKERHEKELTLAKSSSASSPSSSKNT, encoded by the exons ATGGAGACCCCAAAAACACAGCAACAGTACATCAACGACTTGTCAATTTCTA GAATCAGAGAGAAACAAAGACAGGAATTAGAGAATCTAACACTAGCAACACAGCCTATAAAGACCCTGACATATTTTGTATTGGCTATAGTTCAATGTCTCCAGAGATTGTTTGCAAAAAGTGGTTGGCTTTTGCTTCTGATAAGTGCCTTTATAGGAAGTATTGGGATTCTTGTCATCACCACTGGTAGCCCTTATCAAGAG CATGTCCATGAAGTTGTTAATTATCTTCGATTTGGACTCTGGTGGTTGGCACTTGGTGTAGCATCATCAATTGGTCTAG GATCTGGTCTGCATACATTTGTTCTGTATTTAGGCCCACATATTGCTCTATTTACAATTAAAGCTGTACAATGTGGTCGAGTTGATATAAAAAGTTCTGTATATGATACGATTCAACTATACAGCGGTCCTTCATGGCTGGACAGAAACTGCACTGCATTTGGACCTCCAATGTATTCATCATTAGAAGGCTCGAGAATTCCACTGACCAGCATTTTGCCTCAGATTCAACTTGAGGCTGTTTTGTGGGGGATCGGAACTGCACTTGGGGAGCTTCCTCCATATTTCATATCAAGAGCTG CTAGCATGTCAGGTAGCAAGCTGGAAGTCATGAAAGAATTCGAGTCTTTTTCAGCAGAAGATCATAACACAGTCATGGCCACTCACATGAAACAGATTAAAAACTGGCTCCTTTCACATTCACAGTATCTGAActtcttctcaattttagtcCTTGCTtcg GTGCCAAATCCTCTTTTTGACCTTGCTGGTATCTTGTGTGGGCAATTTGGAGTTCCATTTTGGAAGTTCTTCCTCGCAACATTGATAGGAAAGGCAATCATCAAAACACACATTCAG ACAGCTTTCATCATCTCAGTATGCAACCATCAACTCCTTGACTTAATAGAAAATGAGCTGATTCGAATGCTCAGCTTTGTTCCTGGACTTGCCACGGTCCTGCCAAAACTCATTGCAAAACTACAAATTATTAGAAACAAGTATATGGCACCAACACCTCCAGTCTCAAACGTTGAG gtGAAGAAATGGGACTTCTCATTTGCTTCGATATGGAACACTGTCATATGGCTCATGCTCATCAGCTTCTTCTTCAAGATTGTGAGAGAGACTGCCCAGAGCTTTCTGAAGGAACGGCACGAAAAAGAGCTGACATTGGCCAAATCCTCTTCTGCATCAAGCCCTTCCTCATCCAAAAACACTTGA
- the LOC7481758 gene encoding protein AUXIN RESPONSE 4, which translates to MAIITEEPEIQPQNDREPTEEPTSPSKDPKRKPKPKPMTQTKPQTQAQAQTQINPFVFWFYFTVSVSLVTLLAIGLSSLYSNPDPKSFFLSLSTPLRQHYSKGRTIKVQLAQNQPSSEVFVLESGKRDFVSEKVVIVHGLGLSSFSFRKVLDLLGSKGVHGVVFDLPGNGFSDKFMEASEERGNGVFERFKDAYALIKEKGIFWAFDNMVETGQIPYEEIVSHYSEKKSVVKPIVLGSEETGLVLGQVIETLGLAPVHLVLHDSSLGMVANWVLKNSESIRSVTLVDTGLRPALPLCVLEVPVVREVVLGVNFVYEWLIRMCCSRGIGSLDVAAHRMMLNGRDGRRAVVATGKKLNSSFDIAEWGGLDGVKGIPMQVVWCSGWSKEWSEEGRKVADALPQAKFVTHTGGRWPQENAADELAENIVKFVSSLPKSVRRVEEEPIPEHIQKMLDEAKDGHHHHHGHGGHGHHDGHGHAHAQTHGAGYMDAYGLGHGWGS; encoded by the exons ATGGCCATAATCACAGAGGAACCAGAAATACAACCTCAAAATGACCGAGAACCAACAGAGGAACCAACTTCACCTTCTAAAGATCCAAAACGAAAGCCAAAACCAAAGCCAATGACACAAACTAAACCACAAACACAAGCACAGGCACAGACACAGATCAAcccttttgttttctggttCTATTTCACTGTCTCAGTCTCACTTGTCACTCTTTTAGCTATTGGTTTGTCCTCTCTCTATTCAAATCCAGACCCCAAAAGTTTCTTCCTTTCCCTCTCCACCCCACTACGCCAACACTACTCAAAGGGGCGTACAATTAAAGTCCAACTGGCTCAAAACCAGCCATCAAGTGAGGTTTTTGTGTTAGAGAGTGGTAAAAGAGATTTTGTGAGTGAAAAAGTTGTGATTGTTCATGGGTTGGGTCtaagttcattttcttttaggaaAGTTTTAGACCTTTTGGGTTCAAAAGGGGTTCATGGGGTTGTGTTTGATTTACCTGGAAATGGGTTTTCTGATAAGTTTATGGAAGCTAGTGAAGAGAGAGGAAATGGAGTTTTCGAGAGGTTTAAGGACGCCTATGCACTGATTAAAGAAAAGGGTATTTTTTGGGCTTTTGATAACATGGTTGAAACCGGACAGATTCCGTATGAGGAGATTGTGTCTCATTATAGTGAAAAAAAGAGTGTTGTTAAGCCTATTGTATTGGGTAGTGAAGAGACGGGCTTGGTTTTAGGCCAAGTGATTGAGACATTGGGGTTAGCTCCTGTGCATTTGGTTTTGCACGATTCGAGTTTAGGAATGGTGGCGAATTGGGTTTTGAAGAATTCAGAATCGATTAGGAGTGTGACTCTGGTTGATACAGGGTTGAGGCCGGCTTTGCCTTTGTGTGTTTTGGAAGTGCCAGTGGTCAGAGAGGTTGTTTTAGGCGTTAATTTTGTGTACGAATGGTTGATTAGAATGTGTTGCTCAAGGGGGATTGGTAGTTTGGATGTGGCGGCACATAGAATGATGTTGAATGGGAGGGATGGGAGGAGAGCTGTTGTGGCTACAGGCAAGAAATTGAATTCAAGTTTTGATATTGCAGAATGGGGTGGTTTGGATGGGGTAAAGGGAATCCCAATGCAGGTTGTTTGGTGTAGTGGTTGGTCAAAAGAATGGAGCGAGGAGGGACGTAAGGTAGCCGATGCGCTTCCACAGGCTAAATTTGTCACACACACTGGTGGGCGCTGGCCTCAG GAAAATGCTGCTGATGAGCTAGCTGAgaatattgttaaatttgtttcCTCCTTGCCAAAATCAGTTAGGCGAGTTGAAGAAGAACCTATTCCGGAGCATATACAGAAAATGCTTGACGAGGCAAAGGATGGTCATCACCATCATCACGGCCATGGTGGTCACGGCCATCATGATGGTCATGGTCATGCTCATGCTCAGACTCATGGAGCTGGTTACATGGATGCATATGGGCTAGGTCATGGATGGggcagttga